A portion of the Bacteroides faecium genome contains these proteins:
- a CDS encoding lysylphosphatidylglycerol synthase transmembrane domain-containing protein, which produces MKNKYRNIFLAFGIIAVLIMIFTFDMDYQELWVNLKRAGIYLPLVLLLWLFVYLINTTSWYIIIRSGSKIGFSFARLYKFTVTGFALNYVTPVGLMGGEPYRIMELKPYVGIERATSSVILYVMMHIFSHFCFWLSSVLLYVCLYPVGWVMGIILGAITLFCLLIAILFIKGYRHGMAIACVRMGSHIPFLKKKVLRFAETHREKLENIDTQIALLHQQKKRTFYAALFLEYTARVISCLEIWLILNVLTTNVSFADCCLIAAFSSLLANLLFFLPMQLGGREGGFALAVGGLSLSGAYGVYAALITRVREMVWIVIGLALMKVGNKKKN; this is translated from the coding sequence GTGAAGAACAAATATCGTAATATATTCCTTGCCTTCGGCATTATCGCCGTCCTGATAATGATATTCACTTTTGATATGGATTATCAGGAGCTTTGGGTGAACTTGAAGCGTGCGGGAATATATTTGCCTTTGGTCTTATTGCTATGGCTATTCGTCTACCTTATTAATACCACCTCGTGGTATATCATCATCCGTAGTGGCAGCAAGATCGGTTTCTCATTTGCCCGGCTCTATAAATTCACCGTCACGGGCTTTGCGCTTAATTATGTGACTCCCGTTGGGCTGATGGGCGGTGAGCCCTATCGCATCATGGAGCTGAAACCTTACGTCGGCATAGAAAGAGCCACATCTTCCGTGATTCTCTATGTGATGATGCATATCTTTTCCCATTTCTGCTTTTGGCTAAGTTCTGTGCTGCTCTACGTCTGCCTATATCCGGTAGGGTGGGTGATGGGCATTATCTTAGGAGCTATCACCCTATTCTGCCTGTTGATTGCCATCCTTTTTATAAAAGGTTATCGCCACGGAATGGCAATAGCCTGTGTCCGCATGGGTAGCCATATCCCTTTCTTGAAAAAGAAAGTGCTCCGCTTTGCCGAAACTCACCGGGAAAAACTTGAAAATATAGATACACAAATCGCCCTTCTCCATCAGCAAAAGAAACGTACCTTTTACGCAGCCCTCTTTCTCGAATATACAGCCCGTGTCATTAGCTGCCTTGAAATATGGCTGATACTGAACGTATTGACAACGAACGTCAGCTTTGCCGACTGCTGCCTGATTGCCGCTTTCTCCTCTTTACTTGCCAACCTTTTATTCTTCCTGCCGATGCAGCTAGGCGGACGTGAAGGCGGATTCGCCCTCGCCGTAGGCGGTCTTTCCCTCTCCGGCGCTTACGGAGTTTATGCTGCATTGATTACCCGCGTGCGCGAAATGGTCTGGATTGTTATCGGACTTGCCTTGATGAAGGTTGGTAATAAGAAGAAAAACTAG
- a CDS encoding N-acetylmuramoyl-L-alanine amidase, with amino-acid sequence MRPINLIVVHCSATREDRDFTEYDLDVCHRRRGFNGAGYHFYIRKNGDIKSTRPLERVGAHARGFNCESIGICYEGGLDSKGRPKDTRTEWQKHSLRVLILTLLKDYPGCRVCGHRDLSPDLNGNGEIEPEEWIKACPCFNAETDWRKV; translated from the coding sequence ATGCGACCTATAAACCTGATAGTAGTCCACTGTTCCGCTACACGCGAGGACAGGGACTTTACGGAATATGACTTGGATGTCTGCCATCGCAGACGGGGATTCAACGGAGCGGGGTATCATTTCTATATACGGAAGAATGGGGATATCAAGTCTACCCGACCCCTCGAACGGGTGGGTGCACATGCCCGTGGTTTCAACTGTGAAAGTATCGGTATTTGTTATGAGGGTGGACTTGACAGTAAAGGACGGCCGAAGGATACGCGTACCGAGTGGCAGAAACATTCTCTGCGGGTGTTGATTCTTACCTTGCTGAAGGATTATCCGGGTTGCCGGGTATGCGGACATCGGGATTTGAGCCCGGACTTGAACGGGAATGGGGAGATTGAGCCGGAAGAATGGATTAAGGCTTGTCCTTGCTTTAATGCTGAGACTGACTGGAGAAAAGTGTAA
- a CDS encoding HU family DNA-binding protein, whose product MNVLVERYQRRKNVSEEDSQVLYYVRQKSGTVRVMDVNKLADAIEANSSLTAGDVKHAIEAFVEQLRLSLTQGDKVKIDGLGTFHITLSSEGTEKEKDCTVRCIRKVNVRFVADKALHLVNTSHTTTRSENNVDFVLAGKGDAKGGSEGGGSEGGNGGGSGEGDDGETPDPAA is encoded by the coding sequence ATGAACGTATTAGTAGAGCGCTATCAGCGCAGAAAGAATGTGAGCGAGGAAGACTCGCAGGTGTTGTATTATGTACGCCAGAAATCGGGTACTGTAAGGGTGATGGACGTCAACAAGCTGGCGGATGCCATCGAAGCGAATTCCTCGCTTACGGCGGGAGATGTGAAGCATGCTATCGAGGCTTTTGTGGAGCAGTTGCGCCTGTCGCTTACGCAAGGCGACAAGGTGAAGATTGATGGATTGGGGACTTTCCATATCACGCTGAGCAGCGAGGGCACGGAGAAGGAGAAGGATTGCACGGTGCGTTGTATCCGTAAGGTGAATGTCCGGTTTGTGGCTGATAAGGCGCTGCATCTGGTGAATACGAGTCATACCACTACCCGAAGTGAGAATAATGTGGATTTCGTCCTGGCGGGAAAGGGTGATGCTAAAGGTGGTTCCGAAGGGGGCGGTTCTGAAGGTGGAAACGGTGGCGGTTCCGGCGAAGGGGATGACGGGGAAACTCCGGACCCGGCAGCATAA
- a CDS encoding DUF4248 domain-containing protein, with product MKTHESANDGNSINGFKHFSDLAVEYFPDLSTPSSASRKLRNCIRTHKELAARMTEAGYTKKTNNVSPKMQLILIEFLGTPVIKIPPTNETAIESVNADKK from the coding sequence ATGAAAACTCATGAATCAGCCAACGACGGCAACAGTATTAACGGTTTCAAACATTTCTCTGACTTAGCGGTAGAGTATTTTCCGGATTTGTCCACTCCCAGTTCGGCCAGCAGAAAATTGCGCAACTGTATCAGAACCCACAAAGAACTGGCTGCCCGAATGACAGAAGCAGGCTACACAAAGAAAACAAACAACGTCAGTCCGAAGATGCAACTCATCCTCATCGAATTTCTGGGGACACCCGTCATCAAGATACCGCCAACTAACGAAACTGCAATCGAAAGTGTAAACGCAGACAAGAAATAA
- the dnaB gene encoding replicative DNA helicase, producing MNTENRVSPQAPEVEEAIIGACLIEQDALPLIAGKLRPEMFYVTRHQLIFSALLAMHQAGTKIDILTVKEELARRGKLEDAGGPYGITQLSSKVASSAHIEYHAQIVHEKFLRREMILGLNKLLACSLDETIDIGDTLVDAHNLLDRLEGESGHHSNMRDMDTLMAAAMTEAEGRIARSVDGVTGIPTGLTDLDRMTSGLQNGELVVIAARPGVGKTGFALHLARNAAMAGYAVAVYSLEMQGERLADRWLTGASNVSAGHWRGGTVSAQEMAEARAVAAGLARLPIHVDDSTVVSMEHVRSSARLLQSRNECGMIIIDYLQLCDMSSGQSNRNREQEVAQAARKAKLLAKELNVPVVLLSQLNRLSEGQIDRRPELSQLRESGAIEQDADMVMLLYRPALARVTTDRESGYPTKDLGVAIIAKQRNGETGNAYFSHNPEMTKITDYVPPLEYLQKHAR from the coding sequence ATGAATACTGAGAACCGGGTTTCGCCACAAGCGCCCGAAGTGGAAGAGGCTATCATAGGCGCCTGCCTTATCGAGCAGGATGCCTTACCGCTGATAGCGGGGAAGTTACGCCCGGAGATGTTTTACGTGACGCGTCACCAGTTGATTTTCAGCGCTTTGCTCGCCATGCACCAGGCGGGCACGAAGATTGATATTCTCACCGTGAAAGAGGAGCTTGCCCGCCGGGGAAAGCTTGAGGATGCGGGCGGCCCCTACGGCATCACGCAGTTGAGCAGTAAGGTGGCCAGTTCCGCACATATCGAGTATCATGCGCAGATAGTGCACGAGAAGTTTCTGCGGCGGGAGATGATTCTGGGGTTGAACAAGTTACTCGCCTGCTCGCTGGACGAAACCATAGACATCGGTGACACGCTGGTGGACGCGCACAATCTGCTCGACCGTCTGGAAGGGGAATCCGGACACCATAGCAATATGCGCGACATGGATACGCTGATGGCGGCTGCCATGACGGAAGCTGAGGGGCGTATCGCCCGGAGCGTGGATGGCGTGACGGGGATTCCTACGGGGCTGACGGATTTGGACCGCATGACGTCGGGGCTACAGAACGGTGAACTGGTGGTTATCGCCGCGCGTCCCGGTGTGGGAAAGACGGGATTCGCGCTGCACCTGGCACGAAACGCGGCAATGGCGGGGTATGCCGTAGCTGTCTACAGTCTTGAGATGCAGGGCGAAAGGTTGGCAGACCGGTGGCTGACGGGGGCGAGCAATGTCAGTGCCGGTCATTGGCGCGGGGGAACGGTGAGCGCGCAGGAGATGGCGGAAGCGCGCGCCGTGGCTGCCGGACTGGCGCGGTTGCCGATTCATGTGGATGACAGTACGGTGGTCAGTATGGAGCATGTGCGTTCCAGCGCACGGTTGCTGCAAAGCCGGAATGAGTGCGGCATGATTATCATCGATTATCTGCAACTTTGCGACATGAGCAGCGGGCAGAGTAACCGAAACCGCGAGCAGGAAGTGGCACAGGCTGCGCGGAAGGCGAAGTTGCTCGCCAAGGAACTGAATGTGCCGGTGGTGTTACTGAGCCAGTTGAACCGTTTGTCGGAAGGGCAGATAGACAGGCGGCCGGAACTGAGCCAGCTCCGCGAAAGCGGTGCCATCGAGCAGGATGCGGATATGGTGATGTTGCTGTATCGCCCGGCGTTGGCACGGGTCACTACGGATAGGGAAAGCGGATATCCGACCAAAGACCTGGGTGTGGCCATCATCGCCAAGCAACGCAACGGGGAGACGGGAAACGCTTATTTCAGCCATAATCCGGAAATGACGAAGATTACGGATTATGTTCCGCCATTGGAATATCTTCAGAAACATGCCAGATAA
- a CDS encoding zinc-dependent metalloprotease: protein MRKLTTLLLLLAMLIPTAGAQSTDLFKKKKKKKSATEMAADKAKADSIAKAKKSPFQPYASVITKKAKTMNGFFKVHCIEGKYFFEIPDSLFGRDILIVNRIVKAPVDKQKRKAGYPGDHISDEVIRFELGRDNKLFIRQISYLEHSTDTLGMYQAVLNSNVQPIVATFPLKTMRKDSLTKNYVIEMTDFIRKDGDMFSFSNFAKDNIGATSMIPDASYIDTLKAFPQNIEIRTVRTFQRRPPMGSAFEKMMAQYTNSTGPMTYELNSSMLLLPKEPMKPRLYDSRVGYFAVGYKDFDGNPHGMKYKANITRWRLEPKDEDKEKYLRGELVEPKKPIVIYIDPATPKKWVPYLIQGVNDWQKAFEKAGFKNAIIGKEAPTDDPTWSLEDARHSAIVYKPSDIPNASGPHVHDPRSGEILETHINWYHNVMLLLYNWYIVQAGAIDPGARKPQFDDELMGELIRFVSSHEVGHTLGLRHNFGSSATVPVEKLRDKAWVEANGHTPSIMDYARFNYIAQPEDSISRAGIFPRIGIYDDWSIEWGYRWMPEFETAEAEIPHMNKWIISKLKEDKRYTFGTESDRDDPRNQNEDLGDDAVLAGTYGIKNLKRIMPEIINWTYEPNEGYQKASTLYSNVAGQFSLYMGHVATNVAGIYSTPISVEQTDVKAVEFVPKDIQKKAVTFLNKELFTTPTWLMDDKLTEKAGVNTFNYIFRVQSNILKRLLSSRTLDKMTTNELMNGNKAYTSNEMFQDLKKGIWNDLRGGKKPDLNQRALQKVYVNALIAMLDKPKNNSNPMSYSSDSPSEAPAIARGQLASLRSELNSAASASSGIYKSHYQNLKALIDTAFDAK, encoded by the coding sequence ATGAGAAAACTAACCACCCTTTTGTTGCTCCTGGCAATGTTGATTCCAACAGCCGGAGCACAGTCTACCGACCTCTTTAAGAAGAAGAAAAAAAAGAAAAGTGCTACCGAAATGGCTGCAGACAAAGCTAAGGCCGACTCCATAGCCAAAGCCAAGAAATCCCCTTTCCAGCCTTACGCAAGTGTAATCACCAAAAAAGCCAAGACTATGAACGGCTTCTTCAAGGTGCACTGCATAGAAGGAAAATACTTCTTCGAGATACCCGATTCCTTGTTCGGACGCGACATATTGATTGTGAACCGTATTGTGAAAGCCCCGGTAGACAAGCAGAAACGCAAAGCCGGTTACCCCGGCGACCATATCAGTGACGAAGTAATCCGCTTCGAACTGGGACGTGACAACAAACTGTTTATCCGCCAAATCTCCTATCTGGAACATTCTACCGATACACTGGGAATGTATCAGGCAGTGCTGAACTCCAACGTCCAGCCTATCGTCGCCACCTTCCCCTTGAAAACAATGCGCAAAGACAGTCTGACGAAAAATTACGTAATCGAAATGACCGACTTTATCCGCAAGGACGGCGACATGTTCTCTTTCTCCAACTTTGCGAAAGACAATATCGGCGCAACCTCAATGATACCGGACGCCAGCTATATCGACACACTGAAAGCCTTCCCGCAAAATATCGAAATCCGCACCGTGCGTACTTTCCAGCGCAGGCCGCCGATGGGCAGCGCCTTCGAGAAAATGATGGCCCAATATACCAATTCCACCGGCCCGATGACCTACGAACTGAACAGCTCCATGCTGCTTCTTCCTAAAGAACCGATGAAGCCGAGACTCTACGACAGTCGCGTAGGTTACTTCGCTGTCGGTTACAAAGACTTTGACGGCAACCCGCACGGAATGAAATACAAAGCGAACATCACCCGCTGGCGTCTCGAACCGAAAGACGAGGATAAGGAGAAATACCTCAGGGGCGAACTTGTAGAACCGAAGAAACCAATCGTTATCTACATCGACCCCGCCACTCCTAAAAAATGGGTTCCTTACCTGATTCAAGGAGTCAACGACTGGCAGAAAGCCTTTGAGAAAGCCGGCTTCAAGAATGCCATCATCGGCAAAGAAGCCCCCACGGACGACCCGACATGGAGTCTGGAAGACGCCCGTCATTCGGCTATCGTCTATAAACCGTCCGATATTCCCAATGCAAGCGGCCCTCACGTACACGACCCCCGCAGCGGAGAAATCCTCGAAACACATATCAACTGGTATCACAACGTAATGCTCCTGCTCTACAACTGGTATATCGTGCAAGCCGGTGCCATCGACCCGGGAGCACGCAAACCCCAGTTTGACGATGAACTGATGGGCGAACTGATTCGTTTTGTATCTTCCCACGAGGTAGGCCACACACTGGGCTTGCGTCATAACTTCGGCTCTTCCGCCACCGTCCCGGTAGAAAAACTGAGAGACAAAGCATGGGTGGAAGCCAACGGCCACACCCCGTCCATCATGGACTACGCACGTTTCAACTACATCGCCCAACCGGAAGACAGCATCTCACGTGCCGGAATCTTCCCCCGCATCGGTATCTACGACGACTGGTCTATCGAATGGGGTTACCGCTGGATGCCCGAATTTGAGACGGCAGAAGCTGAAATCCCCCACATGAACAAGTGGATTATCAGCAAACTAAAGGAAGACAAGCGCTACACTTTCGGCACGGAAAGCGACCGCGACGACCCTCGTAACCAGAACGAAGACTTGGGCGACGACGCAGTGCTGGCAGGCACATACGGCATCAAGAATCTGAAACGTATCATGCCCGAAATCATCAACTGGACGTACGAACCGAACGAAGGCTACCAAAAGGCAAGCACCTTATACAGCAACGTAGCCGGACAGTTCTCCCTATATATGGGACATGTGGCAACCAATGTCGCCGGTATTTACAGTACCCCGATTTCGGTAGAACAGACCGATGTGAAAGCAGTGGAATTTGTGCCGAAGGATATACAGAAGAAAGCTGTGACATTCTTAAACAAAGAATTATTCACCACGCCTACTTGGTTGATGGACGACAAACTGACAGAAAAGGCCGGAGTCAATACCTTCAATTATATCTTCCGCGTGCAGAGTAATATCTTGAAACGTTTGCTTAGCAGCCGCACGCTGGACAAGATGACGACCAACGAATTGATGAACGGCAACAAAGCCTATACTTCCAATGAAATGTTCCAAGATTTGAAGAAAGGCATTTGGAACGACCTCAGAGGTGGCAAGAAGCCCGACCTCAATCAGCGTGCTTTGCAGAAAGTCTATGTGAACGCCTTGATTGCCATGCTCGACAAACCGAAAAATAACTCTAATCCGATGAGTTATTCCTCGGATTCCCCTTCGGAAGCGCCTGCCATTGCCCGCGGACAACTGGCTAGTCTTAGAAGTGAATTGAACAGTGCGGCAAGTGCTTCAAGTGGCATATATAAGAGTCACTATCAGAACTTGAAAGCATTGATTGATACTGCCTTTGATGCTAAGTAA
- a CDS encoding ATP-binding protein, producing the protein MSNKIYPIGIQSFEKIRNDGYFYFDKTALMYQMVKTGSYYFLSRPRRFGKSLLISTLEAYFQGKKELFTGLAVEKLEKDWIKYPILHLDLNIEKYDTLESLDNILDKSLTAWEKLYGAEPSERSFSLRFAGIIERACKLVGQRVVILVDEYDKPMLQAIGNEELQKQFRNTLKPFYGALKTMDGCIKFAFLTGVTKFGKVSVFSDLNNLDDISMWNEYIEICGVSEREIHENLETELHEFAAARGMTYDKLCEELRECYDGYHFTHNSIGMYNPFSLLNAFKRKEFGSYWFETGTPTYLVKLLKKHHYDLERMTHEETDAQVLNSIDSESTNPIPVIYQSGYLTIKGYDEEFGMYRLGFPNREVEEGFIRFLLPFYANVNKVESPFEIQKFVREVRSGDYDSFFRRLRSFFADTTYEVIRDQELHYENVLFIVFKLVGFYVNVEYKTSDGRIDLVLQTDKFIYIMEFKLNSTAEEALQQINDKHYALPFEMDERKLFKIGVNFSAETRNIEKWIVEENR; encoded by the coding sequence ATGAGCAATAAAATTTATCCTATCGGTATTCAGAGTTTTGAAAAGATTCGTAATGACGGTTATTTCTATTTTGATAAAACTGCATTGATGTATCAAATGGTCAAGACGGGAAGTTATTATTTTTTGAGTCGTCCGCGCCGTTTCGGAAAGAGTCTGCTCATCTCTACCTTAGAAGCTTACTTTCAAGGAAAGAAGGAATTGTTTACTGGCTTGGCAGTAGAAAAGTTGGAAAAAGACTGGATTAAATATCCTATATTGCATCTCGACCTTAATATCGAGAAGTATGACACACTGGAAAGTCTGGATAATATACTTGATAAATCGCTGACAGCGTGGGAGAAACTTTACGGTGCCGAGCCGTCCGAACGTTCGTTTTCCTTGCGTTTCGCCGGTATCATAGAGCGTGCCTGCAAATTGGTAGGGCAACGTGTGGTCATCTTGGTCGACGAATATGACAAACCTATGTTACAAGCCATTGGTAATGAGGAACTTCAAAAACAATTCCGAAACACCTTGAAACCGTTCTATGGAGCGCTCAAAACAATGGACGGTTGCATTAAGTTTGCATTCCTTACTGGCGTGACAAAGTTTGGCAAAGTCAGTGTATTCAGTGACTTGAACAATCTGGATGATATTTCAATGTGGAATGAGTATATCGAAATATGTGGTGTCAGCGAGCGTGAAATTCACGAAAATCTGGAAACAGAACTCCATGAATTTGCTGCAGCGCGAGGTATGACGTATGACAAGCTTTGTGAAGAACTGAGAGAGTGCTATGACGGCTATCATTTTACGCACAATTCAATCGGCATGTACAATCCGTTCAGTCTGCTTAACGCTTTCAAACGCAAGGAATTCGGCAGCTATTGGTTTGAGACGGGTACGCCTACCTATCTGGTGAAGTTACTAAAAAAACATCATTATGACTTGGAACGAATGACGCACGAGGAAACTGATGCCCAGGTTCTGAACAGTATAGACTCAGAATCTACTAATCCCATTCCTGTGATTTATCAGAGTGGATACCTCACCATCAAGGGGTATGATGAAGAATTTGGAATGTATCGTTTAGGTTTCCCAAATCGTGAAGTGGAAGAGGGATTTATCCGTTTCCTACTTCCTTTTTATGCGAATGTGAATAAGGTGGAATCCCCTTTTGAGATTCAGAAGTTTGTCCGTGAGGTGCGTTCCGGTGATTATGATTCTTTCTTCCGTCGCTTGCGGAGTTTCTTTGCGGACACTACTTACGAAGTGATTCGTGACCAGGAACTGCATTACGAAAACGTGCTTTTCATCGTTTTTAAACTGGTCGGCTTCTACGTCAACGTGGAATATAAGACGAGTGACGGACGTATCGACCTCGTCCTGCAGACTGATAAATTCATCTATATAATGGAATTTAAGCTGAACAGCACGGCCGAAGAGGCTTTGCAGCAGATTAACGACAAGCATTACGCCCTTCCTTTCGAAATGGATGAACGTAAACTCTTTAAAATAGGAGTAAACTTCAGTGCGGAAACCCGCAATATTGAAAAGTGGATAGTGGAGGAAAATAGATAA
- a CDS encoding tyrosine-type recombinase/integrase: MKKENLISFMRQVSQGLEDSGKLGTAHVYKSTLNVVVAFLRKDCLPFRAVTPGWLKCFENSLRGRGCSWNTVSTYMRTLRAVINRAVDQQKAPYVPRLFSAVYTGTRADRRRALDDGDMKKMFARPAPANATAAMRRAQECFILMFLLRGLPFVDLAYLRKSDLQGDVITYRRRKTGRPLSVTLTPEAMSLLEKNKSRDAASPYLFPILHSGEGTKEAYREYQLALRNFNHQLELLGQLLGLEGKLSSYTARHTWATTAYYCEIHPGIISEAMGHSSITVTETYLKPFRNRKIDEANKQILDFVKRSVGWIIAS; the protein is encoded by the coding sequence ATGAAGAAAGAAAATTTGATTTCGTTTATGAGACAAGTGTCCCAAGGACTGGAAGACAGTGGCAAGCTGGGCACTGCTCATGTGTATAAGAGTACGTTGAATGTGGTTGTGGCCTTTCTGCGGAAAGACTGCCTGCCGTTTCGGGCGGTGACTCCCGGTTGGCTGAAATGTTTCGAGAACAGCCTTCGCGGGCGTGGATGCAGTTGGAATACGGTGTCTACCTATATGCGTACGTTGCGTGCCGTCATCAACCGTGCCGTAGACCAACAGAAGGCGCCCTATGTGCCGCGCCTTTTCAGTGCGGTCTATACAGGCACGCGTGCCGACCGCCGCCGTGCGTTGGACGACGGGGACATGAAGAAGATGTTTGCCCGCCCGGCTCCCGCGAACGCTACCGCTGCCATGAGACGCGCGCAAGAATGTTTCATCCTTATGTTTTTGCTCCGCGGGTTGCCTTTTGTCGATTTGGCATACTTGCGCAAGTCCGATTTGCAGGGAGACGTCATCACCTACCGCCGGCGTAAGACGGGACGCCCCCTGTCCGTGACGCTGACGCCGGAAGCCATGTCGCTATTAGAGAAAAACAAGAGCCGTGATGCCGCATCCCCCTATCTCTTCCCGATTCTCCATAGCGGAGAGGGGACAAAGGAAGCATATCGCGAATACCAGTTAGCACTGCGCAACTTCAACCACCAACTGGAACTGCTCGGGCAGCTACTCGGACTTGAAGGCAAATTGAGTTCATACACCGCCCGCCACACCTGGGCTACCACTGCCTATTATTGCGAGATACACCCGGGAATCATCTCCGAAGCGATGGGACATTCGTCCATTACCGTGACGGAGACATATCTGAAACCGTTCAGAAATCGGAAAATTGATGAAGCAAATAAACAAATCCTTGATTTTGTGAAGCGGTCAGTTGGTTGGATAATAGCTTCATAG
- a CDS encoding Rne/Rng family ribonuclease, whose amino-acid sequence MTSELVVDVQPKEVSIALLEDKSLVELQSEGRNISFSVGNMYLGRIKKLMPGLNACFVDVGYEKDAFLHYLDLGPQFNSLEKFVKQTLSDKKKLASISKATLLPDLDKDGTVSNTLKVGQEVVVQIVKEPISTKGPRLTSEISFAGRYLVLIPFNDKVSVSQKIKSSEERARLKQLLMSIKPKNFGVIVRTVAEGKRVAELDGELKVLIKHWEDAMAKVQKATKYPTLIYEETSRAVGLLRDLFNPSFENIHVNDEAVYNEIKDYVSLIAPDRANIVKLYKGQLPIYDNFGITKQIKSSFGKTISYKSGAYLIIEHTEALHVVDVNSGNRTKNANGQEGNALEVNLGAADELARQLRLRDMGGIIVVDFIDMNEAENRQKLYERMCANMQKDRARHNILPLSKFGLMQITRQRVRPAMDVNTTEICPTCFGKGTIKSSILFTDTLESKIDYLVNKLKVKKFSLHVHPYVAAYINQGLVSLKRKWQMKYGFGIKIIPSQKLAFLQYVFYDTHGEEIDMKEEFEIK is encoded by the coding sequence GTGACAAGTGAACTAGTAGTTGACGTACAGCCCAAAGAGGTATCCATCGCCCTTCTCGAAGACAAGAGCCTGGTGGAACTTCAAAGCGAAGGAAGAAACATCTCCTTTTCTGTGGGCAATATGTATTTGGGACGTATCAAGAAATTGATGCCGGGACTGAATGCATGCTTTGTAGACGTCGGTTACGAGAAAGACGCTTTCCTTCATTATCTTGACCTGGGTCCTCAATTTAACTCACTCGAAAAGTTTGTAAAGCAGACTTTAAGCGACAAAAAGAAGCTGGCCTCCATCAGCAAAGCAACCCTGCTTCCCGACCTCGACAAGGATGGAACTGTATCCAACACACTCAAGGTGGGACAAGAAGTAGTGGTGCAAATCGTAAAGGAACCTATCTCCACGAAGGGACCGCGACTGACGTCCGAAATTTCGTTTGCCGGACGCTATCTCGTACTGATCCCTTTCAATGACAAGGTTTCCGTATCACAAAAAATTAAATCGAGCGAAGAACGCGCCCGCCTGAAACAACTGCTGATGAGCATCAAGCCGAAAAACTTCGGTGTCATCGTCCGCACGGTAGCCGAAGGCAAACGCGTAGCCGAACTCGACGGAGAGCTTAAAGTCCTGATCAAGCATTGGGAAGATGCGATGGCAAAAGTACAGAAAGCCACCAAGTATCCGACGTTGATTTATGAAGAGACCAGTCGTGCCGTAGGTTTGTTGCGCGACCTCTTCAACCCATCTTTTGAGAATATTCACGTCAACGACGAGGCTGTGTACAATGAAATCAAAGACTACGTATCACTGATTGCGCCCGACCGGGCTAACATCGTGAAACTGTACAAAGGCCAGCTTCCCATTTACGACAATTTCGGTATCACCAAGCAGATTAAATCCTCGTTTGGTAAAACTATCTCTTACAAGAGTGGTGCCTATCTGATTATTGAGCATACTGAGGCGCTTCACGTAGTAGACGTGAACAGCGGAAACCGCACCAAAAATGCCAACGGACAGGAAGGTAACGCACTCGAAGTGAATCTGGGAGCCGCCGACGAACTGGCGCGCCAACTGCGATTAAGGGATATGGGTGGTATCATCGTCGTGGACTTCATCGACATGAATGAAGCCGAAAACCGTCAGAAGCTTTATGAACGCATGTGTGCCAACATGCAGAAAGACAGGGCACGGCATAATATTCTGCCGCTCAGCAAATTCGGGCTGATGCAGATTACGCGCCAACGTGTGCGTCCGGCAATGGACGTCAACACGACCGAAATCTGCCCCACCTGCTTCGGCAAAGGCACTATCAAGTCGTCCATTCTCTTTACGGACACTTTGGAGAGTAAAATTGATTATCTGGTCAATAAACTGAAGGTTAAGAAATTCTCGTTACACGTCCATCCGTATGTGGCCGCTTACATCAACCAGGGACTCGTTTCCCTGAAACGGAAGTGGCAGATGAAATACGGATTCGGTATCAAGATTATTCCAAGTCAGAAACTCGCATTCCTGCAATATGTGTTCTATGATACACATGGAGAGGAAATCGATATGAAGGAAGAATTCGAAATCAAATAG